A single genomic interval of Gouania willdenowi chromosome 10, fGouWil2.1, whole genome shotgun sequence harbors:
- the hdx gene encoding highly divergent homeobox, with protein sequence MCTAAPLPSSSRMDAWSQRRGLQTMNLRSVFTNEQQRILERYYENGMTNQSKACFQLILQCAQEAKLDFSVVRTWVGNKRRKVASRVDQNGGVSHSLSSHGLAGGLLSNHTLAGGSLSNHSLVAGGLLSADLAAARNLQNRVHVLPPSSSFPSFSSASSSSPSSPLNSNKNTSSDVILTGMYSMNSVSRPRPKPPAPPSQSDSDLSAHTSSSMINQIPQSRNSSTSSPVHSKLVSLSQNLPSLTSASGPIVYTAVRKSAVSLGEGGTSAGTGVVPHSWARQYGTLQIPPWSPSLKPQTQQQPRPHSNPEPQLPASQNPRLPLAAPDPNPSEKTPRIQEVFTLSAKGEADPLKPAAGRKTQERHRTASSSLDTCHNFSIAMETGNVEDEWQREEELARLAAQTHIHRERTSTSPVVTEVSSVRGNQSPLFSSRSMSLNNNNNSSSSSSTVLQDSYALTAQTSHTGECSTQTQVSVLSPPWIISNSRKRTLQDRTQFSDGDLIQLKRYWDRGMTSLGSVCREKITAAANQLSVDTEIVKTWISNRRRKYRLMGIEIPPPKGGPAVFLNSSPGDESPLALSPDEDLLRMPDDDLNDEGSVCLSEDGTIDSQQRDGEDASNVSAAPLANNVKIEIYDEDEEANENDDNNGEFVTTDVEQMQNMLEFKHEEVQFLEHELENQKQKYLELVNFTKSLLYAVKNKDVERQQELVAILPQPSEEDWDVTVERGTLLDAESGNASGIHDYFRTTSMSSVDSSPTAEKEKDSFVALDENVPSGGAEPSASEEQLQKAEEE encoded by the exons ATGTGCACTGCTGCCCCACTCCCCTCCAGTAGCAGAATGGATGCATGGTCACAACGACGCGGCCTGCAGACT ATGAACCTGCGGTCAGTGTTCACAAATGAACAGCAGCGAATCCTTGAACGTTACTATGAAAATggaatgaccaatcagagcaaggCTTGCTTCCAGCTAATACTCCAGTGTGCTCAGGAAGCCAAACTGGACTTCAGCGTTGTCAGG ACGTGGGTAGGAAATAAAAGACGAAAAGTGGCCTCCAGAGTTGACCAAAACGGTGGTGTGTCTCATTCCTTGTCCAGTCACGGGCTCGCTGGAGGGTTACTCTCCAATCACACTTTAGCTGGTGGTTCATTGTCCAATCATAGCTTAGTGGCAGGGGGGCTGCTATCTGCCGATTTGGCTGCTGCGAGAAATCTCCAAAATCGTGTGCATGTTCTTCCTCCATCTTCGTCCTTCCCGTCTTTCTCTTCAGCATCTTCCTCCTCACCATCTTCTCCTCTTAACAGTAACAAGAATACCAGTAGTGATGTGATCCTAACTGGGATGTACTCTATGAACTCTGTCTCTCGCCCCCGACCCAAACCCCCAGCACCACCATCACAGTCAGACTCTGATCTCTCTGCCCACACATCCTCATCTATGATCAATCAGATTCCGCAGAGCAGGAACAGCTCCACATCCTCGCCAGTCCACTCCAAGTTAGTGTCACTGTCTCAAAATCTCCCATCTCTCACATCTGCCTCAGGACCAATAGTCTACACTGCAGTCAGGAAGAGCGCTGTCTCTCTTGGGGAAGGAGGGACCAGTGCAGGAACGGGGGTTGTACCCCACAGCTGGGCAAGACAATATGGCACTTTGCAAATTCCCCCCTGGTCTCCATCCTTAAAACCACAGACTCAACAACAGCCCAGACCTCACTCTAACCCTGAACCTCAGCTGCCTGCTTCTCAGAATCCTCGTCTCCCTCTGGCAGCCCCAGACCCAAACCCTTCTGAGAAAActcctcggattcaggaggtcTTTACCTTATCAGCAAAAGGCGAGGCAGACCCACTCAAACCTGCAGCAGGACGGAAAACCCAGGAGAGACACAGGACTGCCTCTTCCTCACTGGACACGTGTCACAACTTCTCCATTGCCATGGAAACAGGAAACGTGGAAGATGAGTGGCAAAGGGAAGAGGAACTAGCACGTTTGGCTGctcaaacacacattcacaggGAGCGGACGTCGACTAGCCCGGTTGTCACTGAAGTGTCTAGTGTGAGAGGAAACCAGTCTCCATTGTTCAGCTCTAGATCCATGtcactcaacaacaacaacaacagtagcagcagcagcagcacagttcTTCAGGACAGCTATGCCCTCACCGCACAGACCTCACATACAGGAGAGTGCAGCACACAG ACACAGGTTAGTGTGTTGTCTCCTCCCTGGATCATCAGTAACTCCAGGAAAAGAACA CTGCAGGATCGCACCCAGTTTAGTGACGGGGATCTCATCCAGCTGAAGCGATACTGGGACCGGGGCATGACCAGCCTGGGCTCGGTCTGCAGGGAGAAGATTACGGCGGCAGCTAACCAACTCAGTGTAGACACTGAAATTGTGAAG ACATGGATCAGTAACCGACGGAGGAAGTACCGTCTCATGGGCATTGAAATCCCTCCACCCAAAGGTGGACCAGCTGTATTCTTAAACTCTTCCCCAGGTGATGAGTCTCCACTGGCCCTCAGCCCTGATGAAGACTTGCTCAGGATGCCGGATGATGACTTGAATGATGAGGGATCAGTGTGCCTATCTGAGG ATGGCACCATTGATTCACAACAGAGGGACGGAGAAGATGCATCAAATGTGTCTGCTGCTCCACTGGCCAATAATGTG aaaattgaaatATACGATGAGGATGAAGAGGCCAATGAGAATGATGACAACAATGGTGAATTTGTGACTACAGACGTTGAACAGATGCAGAACATGCTGGAATTTAAG CATGAGGAAGTGCAGTTCTTAGAGCATGAGCTAgagaaccaaaaacaaaaatacctgGAGCTGGTGAACTTCACAAAGAGTTTGCTTTATGCAGTGAAAAACAAAGACGTGGAGCGACAGCAG GAACTGGTGGCCATTCTACCTCAGCCTTCAGAAGAGGACTGGGATGTTACTGTGGAGAGAGGAACTCTGCTCGATGCTGAGTCAGGAAATGCATCTGGCATCCATGATTACTTTAGGACGACCAGCATGAGCAGCGTAGATTCATCGCCGACtgcagagaaagaaaaagactcGTTCGTCGCCCTAGACGAAAATGTACCAAGTGGTGGCGCTGAGCCCTCTGCATCAGAGGAGCAACTGCAGAAAGCAGAAGAAGAGTGA